The following coding sequences lie in one Metallumcola ferriviriculae genomic window:
- the hisG gene encoding ATP phosphoribosyltransferase, which yields MKENWLTVALPKGKLGEEALALTNDTGLPTNDIKLDSRKLLWEFPDQRIRFIISRPTDIPVYVDYGAADMGIVGKDTLVEAGANVFELVDLRFGGCKFVVAVPEEKLDAQGNFDLSSLNHGRVASKFPNVAQQYFHRQGLQVEVIKLHGNIELAPRVGLADAIVDIVSTGRTLKENQLAAVGDIFYATARLIANRVSYRMQYQRVKDIMEELRRVLEKRGVVND from the coding sequence GTGAAGGAAAATTGGCTGACAGTCGCCCTGCCTAAGGGTAAGCTGGGTGAAGAAGCATTGGCATTGACAAACGATACCGGGCTACCTACCAATGATATCAAGTTGGATTCCCGCAAATTGCTTTGGGAATTCCCGGACCAGCGCATTCGCTTCATTATCTCTAGACCGACGGATATCCCCGTATATGTGGATTACGGTGCTGCCGATATGGGTATTGTGGGAAAGGATACTTTGGTAGAGGCGGGTGCCAATGTATTTGAACTTGTGGATTTGCGCTTTGGCGGCTGCAAATTTGTAGTTGCCGTACCGGAGGAAAAATTAGATGCCCAAGGTAATTTTGACCTGAGCTCACTAAATCACGGCAGAGTGGCAAGTAAATTTCCCAATGTGGCTCAACAATATTTTCACCGCCAGGGCCTACAGGTAGAGGTCATTAAGCTCCATGGGAATATTGAATTGGCGCCCAGAGTTGGCTTGGCAGATGCCATTGTTGATATTGTTTCTACCGGGCGCACTTTAAAGGAAAACCAGTTGGCAGCGGTAGGAGATATCTTTTACGCCACAGCACGGCTGATTGCCAATAGGGTCAGCTATCGGATGCAGTATCAACGGGTAAAAGATATTATGGAAGAACTACGCCGAGTGCTTGAAAAGAGAGGTGTAGTAAATGATTAA
- a CDS encoding YerC/YecD family TrpR-related protein, protein MAYDSKLKDPFVDELFRAILTLKTEEDCYRFFEDICTIAELKAIAQRLAVAKMLQGNRTYTDIAEQTGASTATISRVKRSLNYGADGYKIVLDRMDGREREK, encoded by the coding sequence ATGGCATATGATAGCAAGCTGAAAGACCCATTTGTAGACGAGCTTTTTCGAGCTATTCTTACATTAAAAACTGAAGAAGACTGCTACCGCTTTTTTGAGGATATCTGCACTATCGCCGAATTAAAAGCTATTGCCCAGCGGTTAGCAGTGGCAAAGATGCTGCAGGGTAACCGAACTTATACCGATATCGCAGAGCAAACCGGTGCCAGCACGGCTACCATCAGCAGAGTGAAGCGAAGCCTTAACTACGGAGCGGACGGTTACAAAATAGTCTTAGACCGTATGGATGGTCGGGAACGGGAAAAATAA
- the hisZ gene encoding ATP phosphoribosyltransferase regulatory subunit, whose protein sequence is MSVFRIPPGVKDLLPRQSRWKRETEEKLAHIFSYWGYDEVVTPTFEYYQALTTQGEGLDEDLLYKFIDREGKILVLRPDMTTPIARLVSGRMTDYLQPLRLFYTANVFRYEKTHAGRQREFFQAGVELIGATGAKADVEVLSLAISALEAMQLDNFRIGIGQVEVTKALLGQLNPEAAASVRQAMARKDMVELESLLKGHNIPGRQRDVLLEVTMSQGGLKDMERLLELIEEETAHNALTELVEVFRLLEYQGFADKIFFDLGIFRDFDYYTGIVFEGYVPQLGFPVCGGGRYDNLLGNFGHPAAATGFALGLERIMLALNNNDTKEVAGYLLVAPYPQVLTRARELRAEGKRVVTAFEELSRKEAETMAKEKGLTLIYGGGE, encoded by the coding sequence GTGTCTGTTTTTAGAATACCGCCTGGGGTGAAGGATTTGCTGCCTCGGCAATCACGCTGGAAAAGGGAGACAGAAGAGAAGCTAGCGCACATTTTTTCTTATTGGGGTTATGATGAGGTGGTTACGCCCACCTTTGAATATTATCAGGCGCTAACCACCCAGGGTGAAGGTCTTGATGAAGATCTGTTATATAAATTCATTGACCGCGAGGGCAAAATCCTTGTTTTGCGCCCGGATATGACAACGCCGATTGCCCGGCTGGTATCGGGCAGAATGACCGATTACCTGCAGCCTCTAAGATTGTTTTATACAGCAAATGTCTTTCGCTACGAGAAAACCCATGCCGGCAGGCAGCGGGAATTTTTCCAAGCAGGGGTGGAACTAATCGGCGCAACAGGTGCAAAGGCTGATGTTGAGGTATTGAGCTTGGCAATTTCTGCGCTGGAGGCGATGCAGCTGGATAATTTTCGCATAGGCATCGGTCAGGTGGAAGTAACGAAAGCATTATTGGGTCAGCTAAATCCTGAAGCTGCAGCTAGTGTGCGACAGGCCATGGCCAGGAAAGATATGGTGGAGTTGGAGTCTCTGCTAAAGGGTCATAACATTCCAGGTCGCCAACGAGATGTGCTGCTTGAGGTGACCATGTCTCAAGGCGGCCTAAAAGATATGGAAAGATTATTGGAGCTGATTGAAGAGGAAACGGCGCACAATGCCTTAACGGAACTGGTAGAAGTATTTCGCCTGTTGGAGTATCAAGGTTTTGCCGATAAGATATTTTTTGACTTAGGTATTTTCCGTGATTTTGATTACTACACTGGGATAGTTTTTGAAGGTTATGTACCCCAGTTAGGTTTTCCGGTATGCGGCGGTGGTCGTTACGACAATCTGTTGGGTAACTTTGGTCATCCAGCTGCCGCTACCGGTTTTGCGTTGGGTTTAGAAAGAATAATGCTAGCATTAAACAATAATGACACCAAAGAGGTCGCTGGCTACTTGCTGGTGGCGCCATACCCCCAAGTGTTGACCCGGGCTCGGGAACTGCGGGCGGAAGGGAAAAGAGTGGTAACTGCATTTGAGGAACTGTCCAGGAAGGAAGCTGAAACAATGGCCAAAGAAAAGGGCTTAACTTTGATATACGGGGGTGGGGAATAG
- a CDS encoding methionine ABC transporter ATP-binding protein, with amino-acid sequence MITLKNIHKVFDTGKAKIEALKGVDLTIDAGEVYGIIGLSGAGKSTLVRCINMLEQPTTGEVIVDEQDFTKLDAKELRMARRKIGMIFQHFNLLWSRTVYGNIAFPLEIAGVPNDKIRPKVLELLRLVALEDKVDSYPAQLSGGQKQRVGIARALANDPTVLLCDEATSALDPDTTAAILRLLQDINQKLNLTIVVITHEMHVIKQICDRVAVIDDGKVIEEGPVIDIFTNPVSAVTRRFINSVVKTEVPQVIKDRQIELQSSGDPAKIIRISFIGQAAGEPVISQLVKDFHVRANVLYGNIDHIKETIYGTLTLELTGESEALEQALSFLQQQNLQTEVLHHV; translated from the coding sequence ATGATTACACTTAAGAACATCCATAAAGTCTTTGACACCGGGAAAGCCAAAATTGAGGCATTAAAAGGTGTCGACCTCACTATAGATGCCGGTGAAGTATACGGCATTATCGGTCTCAGCGGCGCCGGTAAGAGTACCTTGGTTCGCTGCATCAATATGCTGGAACAACCTACCACCGGAGAGGTCATTGTAGACGAGCAGGATTTCACTAAACTAGACGCTAAAGAACTGCGTATGGCCCGTCGAAAAATCGGTATGATTTTTCAACACTTTAACTTGCTCTGGTCCAGGACGGTGTATGGTAACATCGCTTTCCCGCTGGAAATAGCCGGTGTACCCAATGACAAGATTAGACCTAAAGTTCTGGAACTGCTGCGTTTAGTCGCTCTTGAAGATAAGGTAGACAGCTATCCCGCCCAACTGAGCGGCGGTCAAAAACAGCGGGTAGGAATAGCCCGGGCTCTAGCAAATGACCCCACGGTGCTGCTGTGTGATGAAGCCACCTCTGCCTTGGATCCGGATACCACCGCTGCCATTCTTCGGCTGTTGCAGGACATTAATCAGAAATTAAACCTTACTATCGTTGTCATCACCCACGAGATGCATGTAATTAAGCAAATCTGCGACCGGGTGGCGGTGATCGATGATGGCAAGGTGATAGAGGAAGGCCCGGTCATTGATATTTTTACCAATCCCGTTTCGGCTGTTACTAGGCGTTTCATCAACAGTGTCGTCAAAACAGAGGTACCTCAAGTTATCAAAGACCGCCAAATAGAACTACAATCTTCCGGCGACCCAGCAAAAATAATACGTATCTCCTTTATCGGTCAGGCGGCGGGAGAGCCGGTAATTTCCCAGCTCGTTAAAGACTTTCACGTTAGAGCAAACGTCCTTTATGGTAATATTGACCACATTAAAGAAACCATTTACGGAACTCTGACCCTTGAATTAACGGGGGAAAGCGAAGCTTTGGAACAGGCCCTTAGCTTTCTCCAGCAGCAAAACTTACAAACCGAGGTGCTGCATCATGTTTAG